The segment GGCCTTGCGATTTAGCTTTATTGGCACTTGGTTTTACAGGTCCAGAAAGTACCTTAGCAGATAAATTAGGTTTAGAAAGAGATATGCGTTCTAATTACAAAGCAGCATATGGAAAATACCAAACTAACGTTCCAAATATATTTACTGCTGGAGATATGCGTAGAGGACAATCTTTAATTGTTTGGGCAATATCAGAAGGTAGAGAAGCTGCAAGACAAGTAGACATCTATTTAATGGGGAAATCAGAATTACCTTCTAAAGATGCTTCTGGAGATTTAGTAGCGATGTAAACTAAAACAATTATTTCAATACAAAAACTCATTAATTATTATTAATGGGTTTTTTTGTATCATTATTCCAAACCATTAAAAATTACGTTCAATAAATTCCTAAATATTGACAAAGTATTAATTTCAAATAATCTCCTAAACCTTTCTATATCTAAATTTTTTTATAGAAACACGTATAACATCTGCACAAATTTAAAGTTAAATAATAGTAAATAAAAAAATATAATCAGAGAAAAAACTATAGTAAATATCTGTATTTTAATTATTTAATTTAAAAAAAACGTAGTTGTAAATTTAATAATGGTTAATTTGGCCTGAAATTCAGAAAATAAATACTGTTTTCACTTAACGTTAACCCCCCATAATGATGAAAAAAAATTACTTTTTAGCAATTTTACTATTTTGCTGTACCCTCTTGTCATCCGCACAAGACAACAAAACAATTATTTCCAACTACATCAGTACAAATTTATCTGATTTACAATTATCATCTACAGACCTCACGGATTTTAAAATTCTTAGCGTAGGTACATTATCTAATAAAGAATACAAAGTTGCGTACTTGCAACAAGAGGTATATGGCATACCTGTTGCAAAGACTCATGCCACTGTATTACTTAAGGATGACCAAATAATTAAATTTAACCATGTTTTTGTTTCCGATATTCGTGCTAAAATCACCCAACAAAGTGCCTCTTTGAGCGCTAAACAAGCAGCTAATCAAGCTATTTCGCTTCTAGGTTTATCTGACTCAAAAAAGATTAACGTTGTTGATTATAAGTCTAAGACAGACATTAAAAAATCAGAGCTCGCTAATACTGCTATTGAAGCACCTTTATATTACCTCAAAGATGACAATGGTACATATATAATGGTTTACGAAATTGTTATTAAAGAGTCTAATTCACATTGGTGGGTGACAAAAATTAACGCCAACACTGGGAATATCGAAGACAAAGCAGATGCAATGATATCTTGTAATTTCGAGGATAAAAAAGTGACAGACGCTACACCTATAAACCACGGAACGCACAGTCATAAATACAAAACGCCAACTAAAATTAATGCAAAAGCAACTAAAGACAATTTTCAGTTCATCAAGAAGGTTTCAACATCAAATATGATGGTAACGCCTATTGATGGTTCTTCTTACAATGCGTATCCATTAGGAGTTGAAAGCCCTTTTCATGGAGAAAGAGCAATAATTACAGATCCTGCAGCAATTGCTTCACTTCCAGAAGATACTCCACTTCCTTCACCTTTTGGATGGCATGATTTTGAGGGTGCTCGTACAACAAAGACACTTGGAAACAATGTTTCTGCGTATGAAGATACAGGTCTTAGAAATGGACCTATAGGTGATGGCACTTCTTTTGCAACAGAACTAACACCTGGTAGTTTAAATTTCGATTATCCTTTAGACTTAGGTCAACACCCGCATACGTATCAAAAAGCAGCCATTGTAAATCTTTTTGTATGGAACAATTACATGCACGATATTTCTTATGCCTATGGTTTTGATGAAACTAATGGTAATTTTCAAGATAACGCTTATGGTAGATTTGATAACATTGAAGGCGGTGGCGCTATTTATAATGATTGGGATAGAGATGAAGTAAGAGCTGAAGCTCAAGATGGTGATGGTATTAACAATGCAAATTTTGGGGCACTCGGTGATAGTTTTGTACCAAGAATGCAGATGTTTTTATGGGGAGCAAGCCCTTTTGGAGATTTTTTCCATGTAACAGCACAATCTAGTGGAGATACAGACTTAGTCGGTTCTTACTATGCATCGCGCTTTCCTTTTTATGCGATACCTAGAACAGACACACCAGATAACTTACCTTTTGAAGTGGCCTTAGTATTGGTACAAGATGATATGACTCCATATACAGGTCTTAATGACGGTGG is part of the Polaribacter sp. SA4-10 genome and harbors:
- a CDS encoding T9SS-dependent M36 family metallopeptidase, giving the protein MKKNYFLAILLFCCTLLSSAQDNKTIISNYISTNLSDLQLSSTDLTDFKILSVGTLSNKEYKVAYLQQEVYGIPVAKTHATVLLKDDQIIKFNHVFVSDIRAKITQQSASLSAKQAANQAISLLGLSDSKKINVVDYKSKTDIKKSELANTAIEAPLYYLKDDNGTYIMVYEIVIKESNSHWWVTKINANTGNIEDKADAMISCNFEDKKVTDATPINHGTHSHKYKTPTKINAKATKDNFQFIKKVSTSNMMVTPIDGSSYNAYPLGVESPFHGERAIITDPAAIASLPEDTPLPSPFGWHDFEGARTTKTLGNNVSAYEDTGLRNGPIGDGTSFATELTPGSLNFDYPLDLGQHPHTYQKAAIVNLFVWNNYMHDISYAYGFDETNGNFQDNAYGRFDNIEGGGAIYNDWDRDEVRAEAQDGDGINNANFGALGDSFVPRMQMFLWGASPFGDFFHVTAQSSGDTDLVGSYYASRFPFYAIPRTDTPDNLPFEVALVLVQDDMTPYTGLNDGGTAGESLDPSDGCTAYTAASAAAVAGNIAVIRRGACTFVEKITLAQENGALGVVLVNNSPEDGPVNGGGEPYIEITIPAVSVSFEVGEALIERMETETITASLRDDGPPSDLIKKDGDLDQGIIAHEYGHGISTRLVGGRKNSTCLLSITFEEEMGEGWSDFFGLFTTARSTDVEADYRGIGTYVQFQGTDGLGIRPARYSTDFAINDYTYEHLPEAERGLTVPHGIGFVWATILWDMYWEMVDKYGFDQDLYYGTGGNNMTMQLVMDGLKLSTCGNVGFVDGRDAILAADAAIYGGANECLIRTVFARRGVGYLAQQGSSESREDQVPDFFVGDVGVVVDCEESQLSIDDKNRTIFIMYPNPADTEVYIRNSRNIGSAVYKIIDINGRVLETNQLSLVNLSKIEIGHLSAGMYVISLKTESGQVYTQKIIKN